CCGTCAGATTTCCCTTAGCGATCTCATCCGAAAAACCGATCGCTTTCAAAAGACCGGAACTCACCAATCGATCGAATATTAAATTTAAAGAAAGTAGTACAACAATCAAGATCAGCAAAGAGGAAAGAGCGGCTTTTAAAATAATATCTCCAATACTTTCATAATATACTGAATTTGGAATACTCACCATTAGTGTCCAAAATTTGGGATCCTTTCCTATATGAAATGGAAAATAATAAGCGGTGTTCCCGCCAGATTCGTATACGAATCTTTTTCCCTTTTCTACATTTTCCAGATATTGTTTTAGTTCGTTTTCATCCGGGATCTTTTTGCCAAGAAACTCAGGATTTTCTCCATTGATCGCATACAAACCTGCAGGAGAAATAAGAGCGATATGCCCCTTATTCCGGAAAGGTTTTTTATTCCCGATCTTCTCTTGTAAATTTTTCAGATCGATATCCATACCGGCAGCACCGAAAAATTGGCCGTTCACACTGATTGGGACCACAAGAGAGATCATCAGTATATTCTTACCGCTCACGGTGTAATAATAAGGTCCCACTACCGTAGGCTTATCCGTCTTCTTAGTAACCTGATAAAAATCTCCGGTGCCGTCCGTATTATTATAATCTCGTAAAGGTTCTAGATCAATAATGTCCGTCGCACGAGCTCGGTTTAAGTATGGAATAAAACGGCCTGAGCCGTCATGACCGGGTTTATTCTGATATATTGCGTCCTTTCCGTCATACGCATTCGGTTCATAACAAAGCCACATCCCGAAATAGTCTTCGTTACGTTTCATGATCTCACGAAGCGTTTGGATTACTTGATCCCTTGGAGGAGAAGCATAGATCAAGGGAAAACGAAGGCCACGGATCAAACCCATGAGAGTATTCAGCTGCTCCATAATCTCGAAGGTCCATCTTTCTGCGGTAACATCGGAACTTTGTTCCACTTCCTCTCTCAGGTTCTGGTAAGAAGAATAGGAATTATAAGCCGCAAGCAATGAGAATGCGGTAAAAAGAACGATGGAAATATATAAAGAAATTCGGAGCCGAATACTCATAAGGGCTCCATTCTTAAAATGGAAAGAAATATGGGAACGCTTTTTCTTTCTAACTGACTTTGAATTTTCCGATCAAATTGGACAATTGCTCGGATTGCCCATGCATATCACCGGAGAATGTAGTGAGATCGTCCGCACCAGTCGCAATCTCCTGTGTCCCTTCGGAGATATTTACGATGGTTTTAGTGATCTCCTCCGTTGCTCTCCTTTGCTCTGTCACTGCTTCCTCGATCTGAAGGCTAAAGGTCATCAAAGAATTCGCACTTTCAGCAATCTCTTTGGTATTGGATTCTTGGGTTTTCACGGAACTCAAAACCGCCTTAGCGGATTTATCGAATTCGTCCACCCTCTCCTTGATCCTTTGTAGGATCTGAGACGCCTCACCCATTTTATTATTTCCGTCTAAAACAGCATTGTTGGTAGAATTCACCAGTCCACCAATCTCTTGCACGGAGCTGGAAGTTTGAGAGGCAAGTTTGCCTATCTCTTCTGCGACCACTGCAAATCCTTTTCCTGCTTCTCCAGCCCTGGCCGCTTCTATCGCTGCGTTTAATGCGAGAAGGTTCGTTTTTTCCGAAATTTCAGTGATAAGAGATAGTATCTCATTGATCCTAGAAGCACTGTCCCCGATCGCACCCATGGCCCGATTAGAAGTGCTCATCGCAGATTCTCCGGTTACAGCTTCTTCTTTGGAAGAAGCAGCTAAACTTACCAGACTTTGCATTTCCGCATTGATACTTGCTATCTGTTCTTTTAATAAGATCACGTTTCCGTCAATCTCTCTCATACTGGAGACAGCTTTTTGCATGGACCTACCGACGTTTTGAGCGGAAGCTGCTAATTCTTCGACCGCTGCGGAACATTCTTCTGCAGCAGAGGCTTGTGTCTGAGCCACGTCAGAGAAATTCCGGGAAGATACAGCCATCTTCTCTGCTGTTCCGGCTAACTTATTTGTGGATACACCGATCTCTTTTACCACTCCAAACAGATGTTCCCTCATCATGTTCATCGCAGACAATAACGCACCGATCTCGTCGTTACGTTTATAATCAGAAGAAGCGAGTAAATTTCCTTTTGCAATTTCTTCCGAAAATCCAATCGCCTTCAGTAGACCTGCGGAGATCAATTTTTGGAATATAAAATGAAGAACGATCACTATCATACTCACAATAAGTAAAGAAGAGATCGCATTCTGAAAAAGTACACTAATTAGTTCTTTCGCAAAAATAGAATTTGGAATACTGATCTGCATCACCCATTGTTTCTGTCCTTTTCCGATCTTGAACGGAAAGAAATGATGAGTATTTCCATCTGATTCATAAGTAAAACGTTCATGCTCTTCCGATTTGGATTGTACTAATTTTAATTCTTCCGCATCAGGAATAACTTTACCGACTAGACTAGGATCCCCTCCATTCGCAGCATAAATTCCTTTCGGAGAGATAAGAGCCAAATATCCTAAACCACGAAAAGGT
Above is a genomic segment from Leptospira johnsonii containing:
- a CDS encoding methyl-accepting chemotaxis protein, which produces MSIRARISLYLSLVLFLGFAVLTAINSVISYRSLHKEIESGSALSAERYTFEVKDYLDSAMGMTRGFRMLLIFSNPKREEVVNTMLEILHRNPKWFGMWVVYEPNEFDGLDAKYKNTKGHDSTGRFVTYVHSVKSVTDAVIEPSTNYEATDGTADFYQIPKKTMEPLVTDPYTYNAGGKQVQMISICVPVSNAGKFWGVLGMDITTAQLQETMGSIRPFRGLGYLALISPKGIYAANGGDPSLVGKVIPDAEELKLVQSKSEEHERFTYESDGNTHHFFPFKIGKGQKQWVMQISIPNSIFAKELISVLFQNAISSLLIVSMIVIVLHFIFQKLISAGLLKAIGFSEEIAKGNLLASSDYKRNDEIGALLSAMNMMREHLFGVVKEIGVSTNKLAGTAEKMAVSSRNFSDVAQTQASAAEECSAAVEELAASAQNVGRSMQKAVSSMREIDGNVILLKEQIASINAEMQSLVSLAASSKEEAVTGESAMSTSNRAMGAIGDSASRINEILSLITEISEKTNLLALNAAIEAARAGEAGKGFAVVAEEIGKLASQTSSSVQEIGGLVNSTNNAVLDGNNKMGEASQILQRIKERVDEFDKSAKAVLSSVKTQESNTKEIAESANSLMTFSLQIEEAVTEQRRATEEITKTIVNISEGTQEIATGADDLTTFSGDMHGQSEQLSNLIGKFKVS
- a CDS encoding methyl-accepting chemotaxis protein encodes the protein MSIRLRISLYISIVLFTAFSLLAAYNSYSSYQNLREEVEQSSDVTAERWTFEIMEQLNTLMGLIRGLRFPLIYASPPRDQVIQTLREIMKRNEDYFGMWLCYEPNAYDGKDAIYQNKPGHDGSGRFIPYLNRARATDIIDLEPLRDYNNTDGTGDFYQVTKKTDKPTVVGPYYYTVSGKNILMISLVVPISVNGQFFGAAGMDIDLKNLQEKIGNKKPFRNKGHIALISPAGLYAINGENPEFLGKKIPDENELKQYLENVEKGKRFVYESGGNTAYYFPFHIGKDPKFWTLMVSIPNSVYYESIGDIILKAALSSLLILIVVLLSLNLIFDRLVSSGLLKAIGFSDEIAKGNLTVKNDYPVKDEIGTLFLSMDQMRENLLNVVKEMRSSSEKLGSKSEEMAVSSRNFADIAQTQASAAEESSAAVEELAASAQNVGKSMEKAVENTKEIDGNSMRLKEQIVSINQEMQGLVNLAVESKRQAVTGENAMFASTNAMGEIGESASRITEILSIITEISEKTNLLALNAAIEAARAGEAGKGFAVVAEEIGKLASQTSSSVQEIGELVESTNDAVMNGNSKVEEASQILKKLKQSVNEFEISANKVLVSVKDQEANTARIQTSSNTLTSFSMQIEEAVIEQKNATNEITKTIISISEGTQEIAGGADDLTTFSGETQMLAEQLSRLIEKFKVD